The sequence ATCCTTCTTTATATTGTCCTATAGCCACCTTATCAAATTTCCATTCAAAAGAATACTTCCAGCAACCCAATTCTTTTAATATCTCGATTTATTAATTTTTGTAACTTATTGTAACTTTTATATTTCATTTGATATGGCTGctatataacaacaaatttcagaaccTACAGAatgtcaataataattaataaatatccACCATGACAACAAATACTACTGATTAtttaataaataataatgatTAAATTAAATACAGCATTAAATGATGTTGCACACAGGAAACCAATATTAACAGATTACATAGAATGCACTGGTCATTAAGCCCCAAATGTCTATGTTGCTGTTAAGAGTCAACCAAACTCTTCCTATCTTTAGAAACCAAGAcagctgaagggtctcgacctgaaacatcgactgtactcttttccatagatgctgcctggcctgctgtgttcctccaacattttgtgtgtgttgcttcaatttccagcatctgcagattttcttttgtatgTGTTTGGAATACATAAAATGTACTACATTTATGCAATGTGTCTATAATTTCACCCTAATCAGTTTTGCTTCTTGTTTTAAAAGTTACATAGATTTGAGCAACTTTCAAAATAATTATATACCCCAACATCTATCTTCTGGGGACTGGGGGGACTGTCGAGTTAGTATCAAATCAGATGGATTAATTTTAAGCTTATAAGCTGATGTTGTTTGCAATAGCTTACTTCTTTCAACATCAGTATTGCTGTTCTAAATTAAGTGTAAAATGTGCCTGTAATGTGAAGGTAGCATAGAGACACACcccctcaatgacctggagagctatgctagctggagtcagggctttgtgctttggcctttggtagggtcacccatgccaaacaggtcaaagggtagaggccagaaaaAGTCATCCACCGGTCTTCCTGGTacaagggttcagctcagggtaacaaccctgactggtcaaataaAACTGTTACAAaatcagcaatgaagaatccgaGTGTGACAGTGTTCCTGAGTCTCctccaggacttgcatgactgctAGAAGTGAAAActaagctactgacacaatgaatgaAGCCCTGAACTCCACCACATGAGGACCTTAATTGCTGCCCGAACCCCAGCAGCATAATAGACGATAGAGAATCAATTATAACCAATTTACATTATGGAAACATGCAATAGCATACCTACCTGTATGCAAAGACAGCTGTCAAAAACCATTCTAGATTTTTAAAATGCTGTAAACGCTATGTTGCATTAATCATTAATTATTTGATAACTTTAAAAATCACCATTGCTACAAGGAGTGTAATTGCACAGTTTTTTTCTATGGATCAGATTGCATTCTAGAAATTCTTATACTTTCTAGGAAATGATTTGAAATTCAGTCACTTCATATTAAAAATTTTTGTATCAAGTAAATCTTACCGGTAAAGTGCAACATAGTATCGATTGGATATAGCTTGTTTTGAGTCCATAACCTGAAATAGTAACATGAGTGCTTGGACACTCGTTGTGAAGTTCACAAAATGAACAACCTTGAACAACGTATCCATCTGTTCCATTATTTTTTCATCATCCATTTTGGAATAAGGAAAAGCTCTATTGACACCAGTCAGCAAAGCACTTAGCATTTTAGAGTCTATTTCTGACTTTTTAACAAAGGCAtggaaaaatgaaaaataaatggcTATTAATTTCCCAGCAAGGTCACTCTCCTCGTGGCTCAAGACCATTTGGTTGAGAAAGCAAACAGCATAGTACTGAGCTTTCAAGCTAATATTAGGCCTGTATAGAAGCCGCTCAATTTCACAACACACAACAGTTTTCATGTTGGGATGTTTATGAAGTAATGTTTCTAAAAGGTAGGAGGCCTTTGTGGCCATTTTATGTTGTGGATCTCCTAACTTGTTTACTAGCTGAATCAGCAAGGCTTTCTCTTGCTCTGGCTTATTGCACAAGATCTCATGAATTGTACCCAAGGCCTGAGCCTTCGTTGCCTGCACATTGTCATGAGTCAAAGCTTCTAAAGCCTGCACAAACTCTGCAAAATGGTGCTTCAAGAGATGTTCAAAGTACCACATTATTAGGCGCTTGTCCCTGGCATCTTTGTTACCACTGGCAAGCTCTTCCAGCTTTTTAAAAGGATGCTGCGAGAAAGTTTGTAATTTTCGATTGTCTGGAAGCAAGTCAGACATTAGTAGTTCTGTTAGTGTGCTCAAAGCCATTAAGGACTGCCGCCGACTTCCCTTCTTCTTGATTTGATTGACTAATATCTCTACAAAGTGAAGAGTGTGCACCGGAGCATCCTGAATCAGAACAGTCATGGCTGCCATCCTGTCTGCCAATGTGCCTTTTGTGACAACTGTTTTCATCCACGTTGAATTTGCTCCTTTTTGGAGATTTTTCTTATTTGAATAAAGATTGGTTTCGTGCTCATATAGCTGTTTAGCAAGATTTTTATACTGTGAGACAAACGATTCATCTTGCGGCTCAGAGGTGTGCTCATTTGCATAATCCACATCATACCACTTTCCACCTGGCTTTACCAATAAGGATTGTTTGGGGTGAAATTCAAAGATATCCTGATGTTTAGTTTTCCGTCCTGGTATTTCAGATGTACTTGATTGCTGATTATCTTTTTGCTTTCCAGTTTTGCCAGGCTGACCTTTTTTATCAGCCTTTCCATCTTGAATTTTCTCTTTCAgttccttatttttatttttcttgctCTTTTTGTCAATTTGTACCCCCTCCTTTTTTGCTTGCTTTTCATCTTTCGCACTCTCTTCATCTTCTTGCACGATTTTAGCGTATTTTCTTATGCCTATTTTCTGGACAAAGGCTTCTAATTCACCTTCTTCCAGATCATCAATTGCTGACTTTTTTCCACCATCAACCAGTTCTTCATTCTCATTTAAGTGATCCAGCATTAGGTAATCAGCCTATAAAAGAAAATGTACATTTACAGTGTATGCTATTGCCCCTATGTAGAGTATATTTCTTTGGTTTACTGTATCATGTCAATAGTTTTAGCAATTAACAAAGGCAATTTTGGCGTGTAGCAGAAATATTCTGATTAAATACAAGAATATAAGGAGTGCATTAGAGTGCATCTTTAATGTAATAAACAAACTAAATATGCTTCAAAGAAGCTCTTTCTACTAACTCATTGCAAAATTGGCACTATTCACATGGCAAGGGGTTGATACAGTAATCAAACAACTGAAAACAAGTGCAAACCCAGTAAACAAAAATCACTTAAATACTAACAGGTGGGAGGAAAATACTTCCACAGGAATTGATGATCTCACCTTCCTCAACCAGAATAGAAGGCCATACTTCTTTGCCATGGAGAGCAAAAATTACTGGaaaattagaggattggaaagcttttaaaaatcaacagaaggcaattaaaaaaatcataaagatggaatacaaaggtaagtcagccaataatattaaagaggctaccaaaattttcttcagatatataatgagtaaaagagagacaagagtacATATTGGACCACTAACAAATGAtgttggagaagtagtaatggcgAACAAGAAAAGGACAGACAAACGGAATCAGTACtgtgcatcagtattcactgtattagacactagcagtatgccagaagttcaagaatctcaagaggcagaagtgagtgtagtttctattactagggagaaggtgcttaggaagctaTAAGGTCTGATGGTAGACAAGTCAATAGTACCAGATAGCCTACACTCCAGGATTCTGAAACAGGAAGTtgaagagattgaggaggcattagtaatgacctttcaagaatcactagattctggcatggtttgaggactagaaaattgcaaataacaCTTCACTCTTcatgaagggaggaaggcagaagaaaggaaattataggccagttaccccgaactcagtggttgggaagacattggagttgattgttaaggagaAAAGCttgggggtacttggaagcacatgacaacatagtccaaagtcagcatggtttccttcagggaaaatcttgccagacaaatctgtgAGAACTCTTTGAGGAGATGACAAGCAGAACAGAAAGGAAAAATCagaggatgttgtgtacttggattttcagaaggcctttgataaagtaccagacatgaggctgctttgcaacataaagagcccatggtattataggtaagacactaacatggatagagcagTGTCTGATTGGTAGATggcacagagtgggaataaagggagccgttctgactggctgcaggtgactagtggtgtcctgcaggggtcggggctgggaTTACTTCTTCTTACACTGCacatcaatgattttgatgacagaattgatgttttttttggccaagtttgcgaatgacatgaagataggtggatgcacagttagtgttgaggaagtaaggagactgcagaaggactaagACAGGTTAAGAAAttagtggcagatagaatacagtgtcaagaAGTGTACGGCCATGgactttgatagaaggaacaaaagtgtagacaattttctaaatgggaagaaaatttaaaaatctgaggtgcaaagggacttggaaatctTGTGCAGGGATTCCTAAAAATTAACtcacaagttgagtctgtggagaggaaggtaaatacaatgttagcattcatttaaagaggactagaatattttttaaaaaatgtaatgctgaagcttcatAAAACACTgacgaggcctcacttggagtactgagagcagttttgggccccttatctaagaaaggatgtgctgtcattggagagggttcaaaggaggttcataaaaaagattctgggaacgaaaggcttatcatatgaggagagtttgatgtctctgggtctgtactctctggaattttgaGTAAAGGGGTGGGGtgtggatctcactgaaacctattgaattatgaaaggtctagatagaatggatttagagaagatgtttcctatggttcaGGAGTctagaatagagagatgtccatttataatggaggtgaaaaagaatttgtttagcaagagggtggtgaatttgtggaattcgttgccacaggtgaccatggaggccaggtcattaggtgtactcaaggtggaggttgatagataagtcagggtgtgaaaggttttGACAAGAATACAGgataatgtggttgagagggcAATAGATCAGCCAAGATCAAAGGTGGAGCActtcgataggccaaatggcttaattctgctcctatgtcttatggtccataTTAGGGATTTTCAGTGATGTCATATTCAATACTTGAGAGAAAGCATTAGGAATTATTAGACAAGAAGAGAGTTTGATTTTAAAGAGTGTCTTACAGCAAAGATTCCTAGAAAGAAAACTTCCAAGTTTGGGATCCAAATCTAGATACTCAGACAGCACAGTGGCAAAGTGGTACTTAAAAATTtctttgtagggtaataacatcACTATTTCAAATAAAAGCAGAGGAGCTATTCTCAGTATACGGGACAATATTTATCTCTTAAGCATCAAAATAGATTATCACAATGTATTTGTTTATTCGTGAGTACATAAATCAATTATCACCTTAACCCTACCTAACCAATGAACTTACATCAACTGTTTTAAAGAGTTCCAGCATAATTGGAGTTCATGAAAAGTAACATGTGACTCAAAATCTGAAATCCTTTAAAACAAATCTCCAATTAAACCAAAAGTCATTCAGCAATAGGCCTACATATGGATCTGGAACCTACTATATGGGAGTCCAGAAGATCACAGGATCTTCACATTTTGAGCACTAGAATTTTTCTAAAGCAAATCTCAAAGCTTCCTGCCAAATGGGTAATTCACCCCTAAGAGTCTCCTCCCATGAAGACCATATATGATTGAACTTTTGACTTTAGATTTTTGTCTGGGCCAAACAGCTCCAGGTTCCCATATCATCCAAATGTCTCTCAGATTTCACAGAGTTCCACAGAATTGAAACGGGTAGGCTGCCACCATagtatctatactaatcccatttacctgtaTTAATTCCATATCCCACGATATCTTGCTCATTAAAGTACCTGCCTAGATCCTAAAATATAGCTAGTCAGTTGTTGAGCAGTTATCCCCTCCCTTTCGACTTTCAAACCTCCATAATCTCGGCCTTTGTAATTTTGATATGTTCCAGGATACTATTGTTGCCTCCCCTGAATCCCTTAGCCTGCATGTCTTTTTCCATGGTAAGCACAGGCGATAGACGCACATATGGTTGGGTATTAACCAGCGGCTTACAACTTGGGCCTACCTTGCCACACTTTGCTAGGCAGGTGATAGTAGGTTTAACTCTGCACTTAAGTGTCCACTCTTTCCCTCACTCCGCCACGATCACGGGCGATTAGCCGAACCCCCAACGGCACAGAGCCCACGTGTAGACAGAGATGCCGCCATGCCCGGTGTCCGGCCGCTAACCGACAGCCCTTCTTCGATCTCATACCTTTGTCCCTCCAAGCCGCAACACCTCATCCAGCGTGAACTCATTGTCTCCgctttcctcttcctcctctccatcgtCCTCACATTCCGGATCGGCATCGATATCGCCTCCGAACTCTAACTCCTCCGCTGCCGCCGCCATGTCAATAGTCACTGCGCCAGCCCAGCCCAGGCCATACCAGATACATACACGGCAAGGAATCTTACCACGCTATACGTCTATCTAAATCTATAGCATATGTTATTTGTTAAAAATTTATAAACATTTTACATTCCGAAATAGATAGGTTAACTCTCTTTTTTTCTGTCAGACCCGCGCTCTTTACCTAACGATTAGGACCTATGATAGTGATTGGCTGGTTGAGGGAGTGAAAGGTCAGAGGTCAATAAAGAGGCGTCCTAATGCTGTGAGGCGGTGGTAGAATTCTGTCCGGTGTGGGATGATTAAATTGAACGGGATGAAATTCCTAGCGGGTCCGAGGTGTCTCTCTAAATGCATTTCTAATGCTATTACCAGAAAACACTTTCCAGGTATGGTGGAAGAAGCCAGCTGATTTCCGAGTTATCAAAATCAGTCATTAGGTCTTTCAACCAGACAACGACGTTATGGATTTGTTAGGTATTTGTTGCACATTCCGCGCGTATTTGCGTCCAATTACCCAAAACAGATTTTTtttgcccttttttaataaaTTGCAGTCTATGAAATTGACTTTGTAAAATGGATGTTGTGTGTAACTGGGAAATCGCTTCTGTTTTATACTGCATTTCTTTCAGATTCTGGAGGTTTATGTGCTGGTCAGTTGCTGAGGTCGTGCTCCACAACTTCAAAAAACACAAAAGTACATGATGATGGCAGGCTGATGCTAAAGCATCTAATTGCAAAAATAAAGTCAACAGGCCCAATCTCTGTTGCAGAATACATGAGAGAAGTTTTAACGAATCCTGTCGCAGTACGTAATTCATTTTTGACTTTCAAAATTGCTACTTTTGGATTCGGCTGAAATTTTGTCTCCTTTTGATACCATGCTGGAACTGGCTGGTATTATAATTTTGGTACTGCATACATTATCATATAAAATGTAGAATTCAGTAAATCAGAATTTTGGTGTTTTCTGTTTCAGGGTTATTATTACCACAGAGAAGCTGTAGGAGCACAAGGAGATTTTATTACATCACCTGAGATTAGTCAGGTTTTTGGAGAAGTAAGTTGGGGAAAgttcttgctttttttttgcaaatcaTCATTTGATTTATCTTAAAACACTTTATATCTGATGAAGTACTTTTGATACGTACTGTAATGTAAATAATGTGGGAATAAATTTGTGTATAATCATAATTATTTGAAAAGTAAACTGTTCTTATAGTCATGCTGgaatctcttgtttgtgatacagTACATatacgagattctgcagacgcagGAAATCTTGAGAAGCAGAAAAAagtgctggagagactcagcaagtcaggcagcatctatggaaggggatAATCAGTTAATGTTTTGTGCTGAGGCCCTTATCGAGACCgacaggaaaggaagaaggcagagtTTGCACGTGTTTGTGTTTTACATGAATGATTTGAATGAAAATGTAGACAAGCTGATTAGTAAGTTTATAGGCGGAAAAACTTGTTAGAACTGAGGATAGTGAAGAAAGTTGTCAAAGGATACATCAGAATAAAGATATGTTGGAGAATAGTGCAGATGGAGTTTAGTTCAGATGAGAGATCAAACATATAAGAGAAAATATACAGTAAGCAGCAAGAACCTTTGAaacattgatgtacagagggtAGTAGGGCATCAGCAGCACGTGGTGCTAGGAATCATCAGTTGTGACATTGACTGTAAAAGTTggaaagtcatgttgcagctatgtagaacttttaatgcatttgcagtatggtgtgcagttctggtcactgcattacaggaagaatgatCATGTGGAAGAGATTCACCATCACATAACCCAGATTTGAGACTATTAGCTAGACAATTTGGGACAAatttgagaggagacttgatagtagAAAAAAGTTGAGTGGCATAGGTAAGGAAATTAGCCAGAGTCTTTTTGCCCAGGTGGAAATGTAAGAATGAGGGGGGTATTTTTAAAAGAGGTGTGTGAAGCAAGTTCTTTTGCATAGAAAGTGGTAGGTAGTTCAAGACTCATTTCCTTAGCCTCCATCATTTTCACCATAATAAAAATCTAATGAGAAATATTAaaaatctctcccatttcctttgGTTCCACACAGAGAAAAACATGCTGATGTTTAAAAGGACCTGTTTCTCTTCCTCGCAACCCTTTACTCCAATGTGCCTGTAGAATctcctgtgatttttttttttgtctcagCTTATTTGCCAAATTCTTCTCATAACCTCTTTTAATGTGCCTAACTCTTCTTCAATGCTGTCCTACATTTCTTGTAGTCTTCAAGAGATTCATGAGTTCCCACTTGGCAGATGCTTCTTTCCCTGCTAACAGTCTTGTTCAATCATCCTCTGCAAGATCTTGCCTAGTGCTTTGAAATTTGCTCTGCCCCAATTCAGGACCC comes from Hypanus sabinus isolate sHypSab1 chromosome 12, sHypSab1.hap1, whole genome shotgun sequence and encodes:
- the cebpz gene encoding CCAAT/enhancer-binding protein zeta, with protein sequence MAAAAEELEFGGDIDADPECEDDGEEEEESGDNEFTLDEVLRLGGTKADYLMLDHLNENEELVDGGKKSAIDDLEEGELEAFVQKIGIRKYAKIVQEDEESAKDEKQAKKEGVQIDKKSKKNKNKELKEKIQDGKADKKGQPGKTGKQKDNQQSSTSEIPGRKTKHQDIFEFHPKQSLLVKPGGKWYDVDYANEHTSEPQDESFVSQYKNLAKQLYEHETNLYSNKKNLQKGANSTWMKTVVTKGTLADRMAAMTVLIQDAPVHTLHFVEILVNQIKKKGSRRQSLMALSTLTELLMSDLLPDNRKLQTFSQHPFKKLEELASGNKDARDKRLIMWYFEHLLKHHFAEFVQALEALTHDNVQATKAQALGTIHEILCNKPEQEKALLIQLVNKLGDPQHKMATKASYLLETLLHKHPNMKTVVCCEIERLLYRPNISLKAQYYAVCFLNQMVLSHEESDLAGKLIAIYFSFFHAFVKKSEIDSKMLSALLTGVNRAFPYSKMDDEKIMEQMDTLFKVVHFVNFTTSVQALMLLFQVMDSKQAISNRYYVALYRKLLDPGLAQSSKQAMFLNLLYKSLKSDIVLRRIKAFIKRILQATCGQTPAFICGALYLISEILKLKPGVQALLKEHWESDEEEDFRDVDDSEDKSEELNKENMVNKLHEGEKCGNANKVEESIVQNTTAAKKPESTVSVSWLHHKNQEGGKSLGTYDPLHRNPLSCGADHAGLWELRKLSEHFHPSVALFATTILQGNHIQYSGDPLQDFTLMRFLDRFVYRNPKQQKGKGNTDSIVMQPKQKLLFSDPHKLQVNSKKFIEQEESQIPVDEIFFHRYYKKLDALQKSQRFHRGEEAVEDVDDDEFEQLLDSLEGDKYLKTIEDSLDFASNMKPKSSKETERVDSDSDDDDDEMGNLDDEEMSLGSLDEEDFGEVVGEEGGLFMNDTDDEEVDSVPAVKKSSKPGKRKKGDDLDFSTRVKGKKRKGGFKNDGDMFAAAEEFGCLLDENAGSKFDNIGINAMANKDKASIKQLQWESDRDAWIRGKDAHTLRRQKNLRAKRLKNKQKRFLHKKR